The Microbacterium horticulturae genome has a window encoding:
- a CDS encoding GNAT family N-acetyltransferase → MEVLRFRPLSARDLDEAPAWFGEIELRADEWRDVDTRSAIAVDDSGAAAAAGIIWTSRAHGDRYWIDMIVDPRRRRRGIGRAMLGHLAQLRARGIPFITRGYVDSERLNFAYACGARTIQIVPPTRVRATRAEVLRPHRAVVAAARVPFAQVLGAHADMYEWIHRGWSPVSAGFAAVVNEGLLDDLDLDASALALDDLGHVRAIAAVYLDSEPPAVCAETTRPDEAEGERLVEGCLHHALAVLADRGVTSVDLDGHVTDPHLMPNWARLAPAGEWFLLVEIPV, encoded by the coding sequence ATGGAGGTTCTCCGGTTTCGGCCGCTGAGTGCGCGAGACCTCGACGAGGCGCCGGCGTGGTTCGGCGAGATCGAGCTGCGGGCCGACGAGTGGCGGGATGTCGACACCCGGTCGGCCATCGCGGTCGACGATTCGGGAGCCGCCGCGGCGGCGGGAATCATCTGGACATCCCGGGCCCACGGCGATCGCTACTGGATCGACATGATCGTCGACCCGCGGCGACGACGCCGCGGCATCGGAAGGGCGATGCTCGGGCATCTCGCGCAGCTGCGGGCCCGCGGCATCCCGTTCATTACCCGTGGCTATGTCGACAGTGAGCGTCTGAATTTCGCGTACGCGTGCGGTGCGCGGACGATCCAGATCGTGCCGCCGACGCGGGTGCGGGCCACGCGGGCTGAGGTGCTGCGGCCACACCGTGCCGTCGTGGCCGCGGCGCGTGTGCCGTTTGCCCAGGTGCTGGGCGCGCACGCCGATATGTACGAGTGGATCCACCGCGGATGGAGCCCGGTCAGCGCCGGCTTCGCCGCCGTCGTGAACGAGGGGTTGCTCGACGACCTCGACCTGGATGCGTCGGCCCTCGCGCTCGACGATCTGGGGCACGTGCGTGCCATAGCCGCGGTCTACCTCGACAGCGAGCCGCCGGCCGTCTGCGCCGAGACCACTCGGCCCGATGAGGCCGAAGGAGAGCGGCTCGTCGAGGGATGCCTCCACCACGCACTCGCCGTGCTCGCCGACCGCGGCGTCACGAGCGTCGACCTGGACGGACACGTGACCGACCCGCACCTCATGCCGAACTGGGCGCGGCTGGCGCCTGCGGGCGAGTGGTTCCTGCTGGTCGAGATCCCGGTGTGA
- a CDS encoding TetR/AcrR family transcriptional regulator, which produces MTEGHRSGPVRSDAARRAILEATAQQFHEKGYDHLTIEGIAQRAGTGKQTVYRWWGSKGELLAEALLEGLILPDTLRPPDTGDLEADLSAWLQTLSDMLQQPRGEALMRSLIAAAAEHAEVGRRLRATLGADFVFTRRLQAEVDAHPGEAPASGAELTEALLGLIIVRALSREPLDPSTAARLVQVLTAPSA; this is translated from the coding sequence ATGACCGAGGGGCACCGGAGCGGGCCGGTCCGCAGCGACGCGGCGCGGCGCGCGATCCTCGAGGCGACGGCCCAACAGTTTCACGAGAAGGGCTACGACCACCTCACGATCGAGGGCATCGCGCAGCGCGCCGGCACGGGCAAGCAGACCGTCTACCGCTGGTGGGGGTCGAAGGGCGAGTTGCTCGCCGAAGCGCTGCTCGAGGGGCTCATCCTGCCCGACACCCTCAGGCCGCCCGACACCGGTGACCTCGAGGCCGACCTGAGCGCCTGGTTGCAGACGCTCTCCGACATGCTGCAGCAGCCTCGCGGCGAGGCGCTCATGCGCTCGCTCATCGCGGCCGCCGCCGAGCACGCGGAGGTCGGCAGGCGCCTGCGCGCCACCCTCGGCGCCGACTTCGTGTTCACGCGTCGACTGCAGGCAGAAGTGGATGCACACCCCGGCGAGGCCCCGGCATCGGGTGCCGAGCTCACCGAGGCTCTGCTCGGGCTGATCATCGTGCGGGCGCTGAGCCGCGAGCCACTCGACCCGTCGACGGCCGCGCGCCTCGTGCAGGTGCTGACCGCGCCCTCCGCCTGA
- a CDS encoding acyl-CoA dehydrogenase family protein, whose translation MTDREARHAELAQHYLPDELLERFRERAAVYDRKNRFFDEDLAELRAQGYLQLFVPEELGGPGLSLNQVSRLQQRLAGAAPATALAINMHLMCNGVVKAMFDRGDRSLAYVFEETMAGEIFAFGISEPSNDWVLQGSNTVAVPQGDGGYRLTGVKIFTSLSPVWTRLIVHGLDSTGDEPQLMYGFIDRDEAGITVSDDWDVLGMRASQSRATILKDVRVRPDRVARRLAPGRTPDLLTFAITSCFQLLIGSVYAGVARRALDLGAAGLKRRKSAKAGASYAEVPESRARLADAFMDFMAVPAQLETYTREFDELADHGAGWPLRLVSARINASKAARRSAEVALMCASGAGFNNSNELSRLFRDATAGLFHPPSEDAARPMYAAALLDD comes from the coding sequence ATGACCGATCGCGAGGCGCGGCACGCCGAGCTGGCTCAGCACTATCTTCCCGACGAGCTGCTCGAGCGGTTCCGGGAGCGCGCCGCGGTGTATGACCGCAAGAACCGCTTCTTCGACGAAGACCTCGCCGAGCTGCGCGCGCAGGGTTACCTGCAGCTGTTCGTGCCCGAAGAGCTGGGCGGACCCGGGCTGAGCCTCAACCAGGTCTCCCGTCTGCAGCAGCGTCTGGCGGGAGCCGCTCCCGCCACGGCCCTCGCGATCAACATGCACCTCATGTGCAACGGCGTCGTGAAGGCCATGTTCGACCGCGGTGATCGCTCGCTGGCGTACGTGTTCGAGGAGACGATGGCCGGCGAGATCTTCGCGTTCGGCATCAGCGAGCCGAGCAACGACTGGGTGCTGCAGGGCTCGAACACGGTGGCGGTGCCGCAGGGCGACGGCGGCTACCGTCTGACCGGCGTGAAGATCTTCACCTCACTGTCGCCGGTGTGGACGCGGCTGATCGTGCACGGACTCGATTCCACCGGCGACGAGCCACAGCTCATGTACGGCTTCATCGACCGCGACGAAGCCGGCATCACCGTGTCCGACGACTGGGACGTGCTCGGCATGCGCGCCTCGCAGAGCCGCGCGACGATCCTCAAGGACGTGCGCGTGCGCCCCGACCGCGTCGCCCGCCGCCTCGCGCCCGGACGCACCCCCGACCTGCTGACCTTCGCGATCACGAGCTGCTTCCAGCTGCTGATCGGCTCGGTCTACGCGGGCGTCGCGCGCCGCGCGCTCGACCTGGGCGCGGCGGGCCTGAAGCGCCGGAAATCTGCGAAGGCCGGCGCCAGCTACGCCGAGGTGCCCGAATCGCGCGCGCGTCTGGCCGATGCGTTCATGGACTTCATGGCGGTGCCCGCCCAGCTCGAGACCTACACGCGCGAGTTCGATGAGCTCGCCGACCACGGCGCCGGGTGGCCGCTGCGCCTGGTCTCGGCGCGCATCAACGCGTCGAAGGCGGCGCGGAGGTCGGCCGAGGTCGCCCTGATGTGCGCGAGCGGTGCCGGGTTCAACAACTCGAACGAGCTGAGTCGCCTGTTCCGGGATGCCACGGCCGGCCTCTTCCATCCGCCCAGCGAGGACGCCGCCCGGCCGATGTACGCGGCGGCGCTGCTCGACGACTGA
- a CDS encoding ABC1 kinase family protein has protein sequence MSVGSIVVDVIVMTAATVVAMLVIGAFARRVLGVRVGIVRIFLAGIIGLLAELGFESQFVWGSYTPALIPVQFGIILFVAIAFLVIAELVVPQGTLPRPDQVLADIRRSRERSRRYAELLRIGARHRLLPFKLTTEQTSAGAAERRRQAAALTAALEDAGGAFVKIGQILSTRSDALPPEYIEAFGRLQQRVPPAPWADVEPVLTASLGRPIDEVFATFSHEPLAAASIGQVHEATLPDGRRVAVKVQRPGIVPLVERDIDIARRLARRLTQSTGWARAFGLDDLAETLTESLRDELDYRVEAANIAAMEAVQAALPEDKRLRVPHFFAQFSARDVLTMEFIDGTTLSEPGVADRLTDRKRSALAMRLFQGTLSQIMNAGVFHADLHPGNVMITRGDELALIDFGSVGRLDSEVRRQITDVVLSFSRGDARLFADTLLTFVELPDDLDEFMLRRQIGEFMSRYLGAGSELDASAFTEVIQILGHHGLAVPPELTAAFRAIATVEGSARVLDPGFNLVTEATGYAQERVDEQRRPRAIARSATDELVGMLPAVRRLPRRIDQITGQLASGRLSVNVRLFADRRDRAVLREFINLAAITFLAGVFGLMAAMLLSSGAGPDITPTLTLFQLFGYLLVILSGVLTLRVVFDVLRRR, from the coding sequence ATGAGTGTCGGCTCGATCGTCGTCGACGTGATCGTCATGACGGCGGCCACGGTCGTCGCGATGCTCGTCATCGGTGCCTTCGCACGGCGTGTGCTCGGCGTGCGGGTCGGCATAGTGCGCATCTTTCTCGCGGGCATCATCGGGCTGCTCGCTGAACTCGGCTTCGAGTCGCAATTCGTCTGGGGCTCATACACCCCGGCGCTCATCCCGGTGCAGTTCGGCATCATCCTGTTCGTCGCCATCGCATTCCTCGTCATCGCCGAGCTCGTCGTCCCGCAGGGAACACTGCCCCGGCCCGATCAGGTGCTGGCCGACATTCGCCGCAGCCGCGAGCGCAGCCGTCGCTATGCCGAGCTGCTGCGCATCGGCGCGCGCCACCGGTTGCTGCCGTTCAAGCTGACCACCGAACAGACCAGTGCCGGTGCGGCTGAGCGCCGTCGCCAGGCCGCAGCCCTCACCGCGGCGCTCGAAGACGCCGGTGGCGCCTTCGTGAAGATCGGGCAGATCCTCTCCACGCGCAGCGACGCGCTGCCCCCCGAATACATCGAGGCGTTCGGGCGGCTGCAGCAACGCGTGCCGCCCGCGCCCTGGGCCGATGTCGAACCGGTGCTGACGGCATCCCTCGGCCGACCGATCGACGAGGTCTTCGCCACGTTCTCGCACGAGCCGCTGGCTGCGGCATCCATCGGTCAAGTCCACGAGGCGACCCTCCCCGACGGCCGCCGCGTCGCCGTGAAGGTGCAGCGGCCCGGTATCGTGCCGCTCGTCGAGCGCGACATCGACATTGCTCGTCGCCTGGCGCGGCGGCTCACCCAGTCGACCGGATGGGCGCGCGCGTTCGGGCTCGACGATCTCGCCGAGACGCTGACCGAGAGCCTCCGCGATGAGCTCGACTACCGGGTCGAGGCCGCGAACATCGCGGCGATGGAGGCCGTGCAGGCCGCCCTGCCCGAAGACAAGCGTCTGCGCGTGCCGCACTTCTTCGCCCAGTTCAGCGCGCGCGACGTGCTGACCATGGAGTTCATCGACGGCACGACGCTGAGTGAGCCGGGCGTGGCCGACCGTCTCACCGACCGCAAGCGGTCGGCGCTGGCGATGCGGCTGTTCCAAGGCACGCTGTCGCAGATCATGAATGCCGGAGTGTTCCACGCCGACCTGCACCCCGGCAACGTCATGATCACGCGCGGCGATGAGCTTGCACTCATCGACTTCGGGTCGGTGGGGCGCCTCGACTCTGAGGTGCGTCGGCAGATCACCGATGTCGTGCTGTCGTTCTCGCGCGGCGACGCACGCCTGTTCGCTGACACTCTGCTCACCTTCGTCGAGCTGCCCGACGACCTCGACGAGTTCATGCTGCGCCGGCAGATCGGCGAGTTCATGTCGCGATACCTCGGCGCCGGCTCCGAGCTCGACGCGTCGGCGTTCACCGAGGTCATCCAGATCCTGGGTCACCACGGGCTGGCGGTGCCCCCGGAACTGACGGCCGCCTTCCGCGCCATCGCGACCGTCGAGGGCAGCGCCCGGGTACTCGACCCTGGCTTCAACCTCGTGACCGAGGCGACCGGGTACGCGCAGGAACGCGTCGACGAGCAGCGCCGCCCGCGGGCGATCGCGCGATCGGCCACGGATGAGCTGGTCGGGATGCTGCCTGCCGTGCGTCGTCTGCCGCGCCGGATCGATCAGATCACGGGGCAGCTGGCCTCGGGTCGGCTCAGCGTGAACGTGCGGCTGTTCGCCGACCGCCGTGATCGCGCGGTGCTACGCGAGTTCATCAATCTGGCGGCGATCACGTTCCTGGCCGGGGTGTTCGGCCTGATGGCGGCGATGCTGCTCAGCAGCGGTGCGGGCCCCGACATCACCCCGACGCTCACCCTGTTCCAGCTGTTCGGCTACCTGCTCGTGATCCTCTCGGGGGTACTCACGCTGCGGGTGGTCTTCGACGTGCTGCGACGGAGGTGA
- a CDS encoding class I adenylate-forming enzyme family protein, with protein sequence MPITGTVLDVAQRHPERLAIAGTDGLLTYAELVGDSRRLFATVDALHRAQTTPPAPAPETRGIPITAVSLTSAFQTARVIAELAGYRAVSAAIDPRWPLDHRVGVIMSTGIGLVISDSPDLADALAARGWTGTVLTLHELIRLEGATEPADAPTVRDDDESFLLLFSSGTTSDPKAFLKTRRQYRANVAVSSGHLEPLPGVVTLAPGPVSYSLTLYAVIECLATGGTVHVADAFDPLENGRRIRDEGITRVVAVPAVVRSMVDAARRDPQRFARLQLVVTGGANLPQAIRDGLARVLPEVRLISYYGAAEIGFIGDSREGDGTLISVYDEVRARIDDGSTPAGEPGTLWILADACSDGYISATTDARLKNADGWATVHDQGRMVDGRLQLIGRAGDIAVTGGHKVALPEVERAFDGMPGVSAACAIALPDPKLGTIVALVLETAPEHEAAASPTIDKAALQAWARQRLAPQFVPRRWYRVAHLPRTVGGKIRRGETAELVERGEAERL encoded by the coding sequence GTGCCCATCACGGGGACGGTCCTCGACGTCGCTCAGCGGCATCCCGAGCGCCTCGCCATCGCCGGTACCGACGGCCTCCTCACCTACGCCGAGCTCGTCGGCGATTCGCGACGCCTCTTCGCGACGGTCGACGCCCTGCACCGGGCCCAGACGACGCCGCCGGCGCCCGCGCCCGAGACCCGCGGCATCCCGATCACGGCCGTCAGCCTCACCTCCGCCTTCCAGACCGCGCGTGTCATCGCGGAGCTGGCCGGGTACCGCGCGGTGTCGGCCGCGATCGATCCCCGCTGGCCGCTCGACCACCGCGTCGGCGTGATCATGTCGACCGGCATCGGGCTGGTGATCAGCGACTCTCCCGATCTCGCCGACGCCCTCGCGGCTCGCGGGTGGACCGGCACCGTTCTCACGCTCCATGAGCTCATCCGTCTCGAGGGCGCGACCGAACCGGCCGACGCCCCGACCGTGCGCGACGACGATGAGTCGTTCCTGCTGCTGTTCTCGTCGGGCACCACGAGCGACCCGAAGGCGTTCCTTAAAACGCGCCGCCAGTACCGAGCGAATGTCGCGGTCTCCAGCGGCCACCTCGAGCCGCTGCCCGGCGTGGTCACGCTCGCGCCGGGCCCGGTCTCGTACAGCCTCACGCTCTACGCGGTCATCGAGTGCCTCGCCACCGGCGGCACCGTGCACGTCGCCGATGCTTTCGACCCGCTCGAGAACGGCAGGCGCATCCGCGACGAGGGAATCACCCGCGTGGTGGCCGTACCGGCTGTCGTGCGGTCGATGGTGGACGCCGCGCGCCGCGACCCGCAGCGCTTCGCGCGCCTGCAGCTCGTGGTCACCGGGGGCGCGAACCTGCCGCAGGCGATCCGCGACGGTCTTGCGCGTGTGCTGCCTGAGGTGCGCCTCATCAGCTACTACGGCGCCGCCGAGATCGGCTTCATCGGCGACAGCCGCGAGGGCGACGGCACCCTCATCTCGGTGTACGACGAGGTCCGCGCGCGCATCGACGACGGCAGCACGCCCGCGGGCGAGCCGGGCACGCTCTGGATCTTGGCCGATGCATGCTCTGACGGGTATATCTCCGCGACGACGGATGCGCGACTCAAGAACGCCGACGGCTGGGCCACCGTGCACGACCAGGGCCGCATGGTCGATGGCCGGCTGCAGCTCATCGGTCGCGCCGGCGACATCGCGGTGACCGGTGGGCACAAGGTCGCCCTTCCCGAGGTCGAGCGCGCCTTCGACGGCATGCCCGGCGTCTCCGCCGCGTGCGCGATCGCGCTGCCGGATCCGAAGCTCGGCACGATCGTCGCGCTCGTGCTCGAAACTGCCCCCGAGCACGAGGCTGCGGCATCCCCCACCATCGACAAGGCGGCACTGCAGGCGTGGGCGCGCCAGCGCCTCGCCCCGCAGTTCGTGCCGCGCCGCTGGTACCGGGTGGCGCACCTGCCACGCACCGTCGGCGGCAAGATCCGCCGCGGCGAGACCGCCGAGCTCGTAGAGCGGGGAGAGGCGGAGCGCCTGTGA
- a CDS encoding MMPL family transporter, with product MAELLYRLGRFSAHRAWIVIVSWLAILAIAVVGFVIGFKPLASSFDIPGTASGQVTDKLAEKLPDLAGASGQVVFSTTDGDAFTSTQKKQISALVDGADGLPDVSDVVDPFDTEKERADQAVDLDDAVAKLDDGQAKIDDGEKQIADGLDQLDDAQKQLDTAREQAAAAGYPTDQIDAQQKTLDENRAELKKQKTKLADSQDELDAHRTKTELGQQLLTYAEGIRTVSKDGSAAIVNVAFDLARLELPESSKQAVIDYFEATPIVGVEVSFSTDIAQGVPAIFGVGEAVGLVVAAVVLLVMLGSIVAAVFPLVTAILGVGVGVVGSMAFSGIVDMTSVTPVLGVMLGLAVGIDYALFIINRHRKQLRAGTPVHESIGLANGTAGNAVVFAGTTVIVALLALNITGVPFLGVMGTVGAVCVAIAVFMAITMTPALLGLAGEKLLTRRARAKRVAVIAEHERVDAAAPAAPAVKPMSTWRAALTAIGAVVALLVVAIPALSMRVGLPDGSTEPEGSASYTAFMTVQDEFGAGANGALLVAAHLPAGLDDDGVLQAQVDVASTLMDQKDVTAVAPIAVSDDNRLAAFQVVPAEGPSSESTEQLVRDLRATEPVDGDITLGVAGQASINIDISENLLDVLPIYLAVVIGLSLLIMICVFRSLLVPLIATGGFVLSLFATFGALTAVFQWGWLADVLGIHSTGPILSFLPVILVGILFGLAMDYQLFLASGMREAYVHGASARVAVQRGFRAGRAVVAAAGLIMVSVFGGFVFSESTMIRSIGFGLAFGVLVDAFVVRMLLMPALMHLIGRGAWWLPKWLDRIIPNVDVEGAALERRHHVV from the coding sequence GTGGCCGAACTGCTGTATCGACTCGGGAGGTTCTCGGCGCACCGCGCCTGGATCGTCATCGTCTCGTGGCTCGCGATTCTCGCGATCGCGGTCGTCGGCTTCGTCATCGGGTTCAAGCCACTCGCGTCAAGTTTCGACATCCCGGGCACCGCGTCGGGACAGGTCACCGACAAACTGGCCGAGAAACTGCCCGACCTCGCCGGGGCCTCGGGCCAGGTCGTGTTCTCGACCACCGACGGCGACGCATTCACATCCACGCAGAAGAAGCAGATCAGCGCCCTCGTCGACGGGGCCGACGGCCTGCCCGACGTCTCGGACGTCGTCGACCCCTTCGACACCGAGAAGGAGCGGGCCGACCAGGCGGTCGACCTCGACGACGCGGTGGCGAAGCTCGACGACGGCCAGGCCAAGATCGACGATGGCGAGAAGCAGATCGCCGATGGGCTCGATCAGCTCGACGACGCGCAGAAGCAGCTCGACACGGCGCGCGAGCAGGCCGCGGCGGCCGGATACCCGACCGATCAGATCGACGCCCAGCAGAAGACCCTCGACGAGAACCGCGCCGAGCTGAAGAAGCAGAAGACCAAGCTCGCCGACAGCCAGGACGAGCTCGACGCCCACCGCACCAAGACCGAACTCGGTCAGCAGCTGCTCACATACGCCGAGGGCATCCGCACGGTCTCGAAGGACGGCTCGGCTGCCATCGTCAACGTCGCCTTCGACCTCGCGCGCCTCGAACTGCCCGAGTCGTCGAAGCAGGCCGTGATCGACTACTTCGAAGCCACTCCGATCGTCGGCGTCGAGGTCTCGTTCTCGACCGACATCGCCCAGGGCGTGCCGGCCATCTTCGGCGTTGGCGAGGCGGTGGGGCTCGTCGTCGCGGCCGTCGTCCTGCTGGTGATGCTGGGCTCGATCGTGGCGGCGGTCTTCCCGCTGGTCACCGCGATCCTCGGCGTCGGCGTGGGCGTGGTCGGATCGATGGCCTTCTCGGGCATCGTCGACATGACCAGCGTCACCCCGGTGCTCGGCGTCATGCTGGGGCTGGCCGTCGGCATCGACTACGCGCTGTTCATCATCAACCGGCACCGCAAGCAGCTGCGCGCCGGTACGCCCGTGCACGAGTCGATCGGCCTCGCGAACGGCACGGCGGGCAACGCCGTCGTCTTCGCCGGGACCACGGTCATCGTGGCGCTGCTGGCACTGAACATCACGGGAGTGCCATTCCTGGGCGTCATGGGAACGGTCGGCGCCGTGTGCGTCGCGATCGCGGTATTCATGGCCATCACGATGACACCGGCCCTGCTGGGACTGGCCGGCGAGAAGCTGCTCACCCGCCGTGCCCGCGCGAAGCGGGTGGCCGTCATCGCCGAGCACGAGCGGGTGGATGCTGCGGCCCCTGCCGCGCCGGCGGTGAAGCCCATGTCGACCTGGCGTGCGGCACTGACCGCGATCGGAGCGGTCGTCGCGCTGCTGGTCGTGGCGATCCCCGCCCTGTCGATGCGCGTCGGCCTGCCCGACGGCTCGACCGAACCGGAGGGGTCGGCCTCGTACACGGCGTTCATGACCGTTCAGGATGAGTTCGGCGCCGGCGCCAACGGCGCCCTGCTCGTGGCCGCGCACCTTCCCGCCGGGCTCGACGACGACGGCGTCCTGCAGGCACAAGTGGATGTGGCATCCACTCTCATGGATCAGAAGGATGTCACAGCGGTTGCCCCGATCGCCGTCAGCGACGACAATCGGCTCGCGGCGTTCCAGGTGGTTCCTGCCGAGGGGCCCAGCAGTGAGAGCACCGAACAGCTCGTGCGCGACCTGCGCGCCACCGAGCCGGTCGACGGCGACATCACGCTCGGCGTGGCCGGCCAGGCGTCGATCAACATCGACATCTCCGAGAACCTGCTTGACGTGCTGCCGATCTACCTCGCAGTCGTGATCGGATTGTCGCTGCTGATCATGATCTGCGTGTTCCGCTCGCTGCTGGTGCCGCTGATCGCGACCGGCGGCTTCGTGCTGTCGCTGTTCGCGACCTTCGGGGCGCTGACCGCGGTGTTCCAGTGGGGATGGCTGGCCGATGTGCTCGGCATCCATTCGACCGGGCCGATCCTGAGCTTCCTGCCCGTGATTCTCGTCGGGATCCTGTTCGGACTCGCGATGGACTACCAGCTGTTCCTCGCCTCGGGCATGCGCGAGGCGTACGTGCACGGAGCGTCGGCGCGTGTGGCGGTGCAGCGCGGCTTCCGTGCCGGGCGCGCCGTCGTGGCCGCCGCGGGGCTGATCATGGTGTCGGTGTTCGGCGGGTTCGTGTTCTCGGAGTCGACGATGATCCGCTCGATCGGGTTCGGGCTCGCGTTCGGTGTGCTGGTCGACGCGTTCGTCGTGCGGATGCTGCTCATGCCCGCCCTCATGCACCTCATTGGGCGCGGCGCCTGGTGGCTGCCGAAGTGGCTGGACCGCATCATCCCGAACGTCGACGTCGAGGGTGCCGCCCTTGAGCGGCGCCACCACGTGGTCTGA
- a CDS encoding beta-ketoacyl-[acyl-carrier-protein] synthase family protein: protein MPVNRVVITGMGAITPSGLDVETLWDAVVTGRSAITTLTGPEFDGLAVRIGGRVRGFETTLPTVLARRLTPVQHWALAAADQALFQAGARDGALPWNRERTAVIAATGSGPVDAMQAATRALDERGPRAVPLSLSMHGAPDAAAALISQHHRILGPAQGVSATCASGTIGLGEALRRIRHGYADAVVVVGMEDCLNGVNLSSNANMRALASGYDADPTRASRPFDTGHSGFVMAQGAAALVLESTATAQARGVQVLAELAGFGASSDAYHPTAPDPAGAGGARAIRAALADARLEPRDVDHINAHGTGTVAGDAAEMNALEAALGTVARGIPISATKSSTGHLLGASGTVEAVITIEGLRRGILPPTINLDDPAFPEWNVLTAPTPATARTALSTSFGFGGHNGAIILRKAPDGA, encoded by the coding sequence ATGCCCGTGAACCGCGTCGTCATCACCGGGATGGGGGCGATCACGCCCAGCGGGCTCGATGTCGAGACGCTGTGGGATGCCGTTGTCACCGGCCGCAGCGCGATCACAACCCTCACGGGCCCCGAGTTCGATGGCCTGGCCGTGCGCATCGGCGGTCGCGTGCGCGGCTTCGAGACCACGCTGCCCACTGTTCTCGCACGCCGGCTCACGCCCGTGCAGCACTGGGCACTGGCCGCCGCCGACCAGGCGCTCTTCCAGGCGGGAGCGCGCGATGGCGCGCTCCCTTGGAACCGCGAACGCACCGCGGTGATCGCCGCAACGGGCTCGGGTCCGGTCGATGCGATGCAGGCCGCGACGCGCGCGCTCGACGAGCGCGGCCCGCGCGCCGTGCCGCTGAGCCTGTCGATGCACGGGGCGCCGGATGCCGCCGCCGCCCTGATCAGTCAGCATCACCGGATCTTAGGACCGGCACAGGGCGTCTCGGCGACGTGCGCGAGCGGCACGATCGGGCTCGGCGAGGCCCTGCGCCGCATCCGGCACGGCTACGCCGACGCCGTCGTCGTGGTCGGCATGGAGGACTGCCTGAACGGCGTCAACCTGTCATCGAACGCGAATATGCGCGCACTGGCATCCGGGTATGACGCCGACCCGACTCGCGCGTCACGCCCGTTCGACACCGGCCACTCCGGGTTCGTCATGGCGCAGGGGGCAGCCGCGCTGGTGCTCGAGTCCACCGCCACCGCGCAGGCGCGAGGCGTCCAGGTTCTCGCGGAACTCGCGGGCTTCGGCGCCTCGAGCGACGCCTACCACCCCACCGCGCCCGACCCCGCCGGCGCCGGCGGTGCCCGCGCTATCCGCGCCGCGCTGGCCGACGCGCGCCTCGAACCGCGAGACGTCGACCACATCAACGCTCACGGCACCGGCACCGTCGCCGGCGACGCGGCCGAGATGAACGCCCTCGAAGCCGCGCTCGGCACCGTGGCCCGGGGCATCCCGATCAGCGCGACCAAATCGTCCACCGGGCACCTTCTCGGCGCATCGGGAACGGTCGAGGCGGTCATCACGATCGAGGGGCTGCGCCGTGGCATCCTGCCCCCGACGATCAATCTGGACGACCCTGCATTCCCCGAATGGAATGTTCTGACCGCCCCGACCCCGGCCACCGCCCGCACGGCCCTGTCGACATCGTTCGGCTTCGGCGGCCACAACGGCGCAATCATCCTCCGCAAGGCGCCCGACGGTGCCTGA
- a CDS encoding SGNH/GDSL hydrolase family protein, with amino-acid sequence MLQPGATIAFYGDSITTGWRSITGPDKRWTARVCAEYGWTELNVARGGMGFVRWRGERPSEDQPREHTGESLGLLADVLASDADACVVALGCNDSVLVNEDRRTGATRWTTELRRAIERDLDLLLERFGPARLAVFDLYRLFPFNEAGLPADGSELPPGWLSVRAQLVPACEQRGIRLLDATAPEVHRGDRFGPDGIHPNDQGHAALADALGPRLFAHFAAA; translated from the coding sequence GTGCTGCAGCCGGGGGCCACCATCGCGTTCTATGGGGATTCGATCACCACGGGGTGGCGGTCGATCACGGGGCCCGACAAGCGGTGGACCGCGCGTGTCTGTGCCGAGTACGGGTGGACGGAGTTGAATGTCGCCCGCGGCGGCATGGGATTCGTGCGCTGGCGGGGCGAGCGTCCGTCTGAAGACCAGCCGCGCGAGCACACCGGCGAATCGCTCGGTCTGCTTGCCGACGTGCTGGCGTCTGACGCGGACGCCTGTGTCGTCGCCCTGGGATGCAACGACTCGGTGCTCGTCAATGAAGACCGGCGTACGGGCGCGACGCGGTGGACCACGGAGCTCCGCCGTGCGATCGAGCGCGACCTGGATCTGCTGCTCGAGCGTTTCGGGCCTGCGCGACTCGCGGTCTTCGACCTGTACCGGCTCTTCCCGTTCAATGAGGCCGGGCTGCCTGCCGACGGCTCCGAGTTGCCGCCCGGATGGCTCTCAGTGCGGGCCCAGCTCGTTCCGGCGTGCGAGCAGCGCGGCATCCGGCTGCTCGACGCGACGGCGCCCGAGGTGCACCGCGGCGACCGCTTCGGCCCCGACGGCATCCATCCGAACGACCAGGGGCACGCGGCGCTCGCCGATGCGCTCGGACCTCGGCTGTTCGCACACTTCGCCGCCGCCTGA